In the genome of Caenorhabditis elegans chromosome IV, the window CGAGCTTAACGTCTTGTTGGCTCTTCCCAAGTCGGCGTTTGATTGGCGCAGGCGATCACGGGAACGACCGATTGTTTCACGTTGACTCGCAAGGTTGGAGAGCATTTCGGCGCCGATCTGGAATTAATTTAGCACATTTTGAAGAGAATTGAAGGGTCGAAGAGACTCTACCTGCTCCGTCTCAACAGCAATCCGATGTGCATCTTGAACTTTCCGCGTAGACCTCTCCAATCTCTGAGTATTTGCTATCAGTTGATCCTCCTGCCTATGCTCATCTAATTGATCATCAAATGCCAATAATTCATCCCGATCAGCTTCTTCTCTGACTCTTTTTATAGCTTTTTCCAGCTCTGTGTCCAATTGTTTCTTGTCACTTTGATAGCTTCGAACACGAAGTTCGTATTTTGTGCGTTCAGTTCTGAAAAGTACTGAATTTTGCAGCCCTGCggcgcagtttttttttctctttttgcaaattttatgttaattacaattttaatcAAAGCAAAAAAACTAACGTATTCGACTCCAACTCCCTAACAACCAGCTCCATCTGATCCAGCAAATCATTCACTTCTTccaaactttttcgaatttcctgaACTGCTCCGGCTCGATCGGACGATGGCAGAGTGTGCACGCGGCCGATTTTCGAGGTGATTTCCGCAGTTTGAAGCGAATATTGCTTTTCGAATCCACTGAGCTGCTCAACTGTTGCCGATTGGTTCGACATCTGGAAGCTCTGGTGGTAGGTAATTAGTAATTAATgaaagcaaattttaaaataaaaggtATTGAAGGTATAATGATTGCCTTTCGGAAAAACGGAAAGAaataaatcgatattttcaattcaattcaaaagtttaaaaacacaaaaaaaagtaacaaaacaAAAGAGAAACGATAATCTAAGCTAATTATAGAATGTCtagaaaatgaataattaGGCACGATAATGTGCATATGCCCGATTCGCTTCACAAGTCTTGTGCAATTCCTGTTTCGCTTGAATCGTTGATCCTTCGTTTTGACTGGCGGCGAGAAGCTCGGTCGCGAGGATGTCTCtggaattaaataaattataatttaaaaatagaaattaacCCACTTGAAATGTGTCTCTCCATGTTTCGATCGAACTCTACAAATATCTCTCATCATTTTCATTGCTCGAAACTCGGCTTCTGGTTCTTCAATTGGAAATGGAACCTGATAGGTGGTTCCTCCTCGGGTTACACCTTGAAGCTTCATGAGAGGATGACaattctgaatttatttttaattaaccagtcaataaaatataaattctcaCTTTAATTCCCTTTTTCGCAACAAGAAATGGGTCTAATTCGATacttttcttctcttcttcgGAAGCCTTTGCCCATGCCTTGTACTGCCGGCGCTTGATGATTTCCAACGCGCTGAGCACATTCTTGCGAGAAGTCTCCTTTTCCCCGTCTTTTGTGCACACTCGAATTAGTTTGTCGATCTTTAAAATagtatttgattttaaaaaaatattcaaagcaTTGCAAGTTTACCACATGATCTCTGTAAAATACTGGTGTCGCATCACTTTTCATCGCTTTGAGGAACAAAAAGTTGCGCTCATCATCCGAATCCAATGGTTTTCGGAGCTAAAATAATAGTTAAGATTTATAgattaaaacaaacaaattaaCCTCTTGAACATTCGTTACGGGATCTCTGAATACTCTTGGATCGTACATATTTGATGTGGAAGTCGTCGAAGAAATCCATCGTTTTTGAGCGAATCGCGCCAGTTTTGTGGTCATATTTACTACAAATAACAATATTAAGTATTTGATAATTAAATTG includes:
- the vti-1 gene encoding t-SNARE coiled-coil homology domain-containing protein (Confirmed by transcript evidence) yields the protein MSNQSATVEQLSGFEKQYSLQTAEITSKIGRVHTLPSSDRAGAVQEIRKSLEEVNDLLDQMELVVRELESNTTERTKYELRVRSYQSDKKQLDTELEKAIKRVREEADRDELLAFDDQLDEHRQEDQLIANTQRLERSTRKVQDAHRIAVETEQIGAEMLSNLASQRETIGRSRDRLRQSNADLGRANKTLSSMIRRAIQNRLLLLIVTFLLSFMFLYIVYKAI
- the mrps-7 gene encoding Small ribosomal subunit protein uS7m (Confirmed by transcript evidence), which codes for MTTKLARFAQKRWISSTTSTSNMYDPRVFRDPVTNVQELRKPLDSDDERNFLFLKAMKSDATPVFYRDHVIDKLIRVCTKDGEKETSRKNVLSALEIIKRRQYKAWAKASEEEKKSIELDPFLVAKKGIKNCHPLMKLQGVTRGGTTYQVPFPIEEPEAEFRAMKMMRDICRVRSKHGETHFKDILATELLAASQNEGSTIQAKQELHKTCEANRAYAHYRA